TTCAGGTCCCGATGCAGGATCAGGCGTTGGTGGGCATGCGCCACCGCCGACAGCACATCCAGGAACAGCCGCACCCGCGATTCGATGTCCAGCCCGTGCACATGGCAGAACCGGTCGATCGGCAAGCCATCCACATACTCCAGCACCAGATAAGGCTGATGCCCGTGATGCAGGCCGGCATCCAGCAGCCGCGCAATGTGCGGATGCGACAGCCGCGCCAGAATCTGCCCCTCGCGGGCAAATCGGCCCGAATCGCCGCGGCCAAACAAGCCGGACTTCAGGAACTTGACCGCCACCTCGCCTTCGAAGCGCCCGTCGGCCCGGCGTGCCAGCCAGACCGCACCCATGCCGCCCTGGCCGAGCTCGCGCTCCAGCACATAAGGACCCAGCGTCTCGCCGCTGAGGTCCGGTGATTGGACCGACAGCGGCGGGGCGTCCGGCGCACCGTGCAACTGCTCGGCGGCCGGCTGTTCCAGGAAGCCCTGTGCACTCAGTGCCGCATCCCGGACCAGCAGCGCCTCCAGGTGCTCGGCCGATGAGGGATCCGTGGCCCGGATTTCGTCCAGCCGGCGCTGACGGGCCGGTTCATCCAGGTCCAGCAATTCATCCAGCAGCGGGCTGAGCGCAATCCAGCGTTGCTTGTCGAGGGCGTCCATGGGGCAGCGGTCAGCGTCCGGGTTGTTCTTCTGTCCGGCCTGTGGGTGGCCGGTCGAGGGTCAGTTCTTGAGGCTAATGGAAAGGAAGAGCCGCGCCTTCTGCCAGTCGCGCTGCACCGTGCGCTCGGTCACGCCCAGCACCTGCGCGATCTCGTGCTCCAGCAGTCCGCCGAAGTAGCGCATCTCCACCACATGGGCCAGCCGCGGCTCCATGTCGGCCAGCTCATCCAGCGCCTCATGCACCCGCAGGATGTTCTCGTCCGATTGCGGCCCCAGCTCGACGATCGCCGTGTTGAGGGTCAGCTCTTGCTGATCCCCGCCCCGCCGCTCGGCGCGCCGGGCGCGGACCAGGTCGATCACCACGTTGCGCATCACCCGCGCCGCATACGACAGAAAGTGCCGACGGTCCGGGAAGCTCTGCCCGTGGCCGCCCGCCAGCCGCAGCCAGGCCTCATGCACCAGCGCCGTGGTGTCCAGCAAAGTCATTTCGCCCGACAGCCGCATCCGCTGCCTCGCCAGCCGCTGCAGTTCCCCGTACAGCTGCGCCACCACCTCATCGGCAGCGGTGCGGTCGCCTTGTCCGGCGGCTTGCAGCAGTTGGGTGATGTCTGTCATGGGGCCGAACTCTAGCGGGCTTGTATGACCTTGTTACACATCTTCGGGCGCCCTTTGATTCCAAGGCGCCTGTCGATGTTGGCGAATCAGGGTTTTCACTGAGCAAATAAGTTAGGGGGACATGTCGGGTTGGGCCGCGCCAGTCCGTTTTGTAAAGAGAGGGCATGACTTGGTCATGTGGCAGGGAGGCCGGCATTGATCGGGCCGCTTCAGCGGGTTGTGTCCTCATCTTTGTTTCCAAAGGAAGCTGGCGTGTGTCGCGCGGTGCCGATCTCGCGCGGACTTCCCCCGTCTGAAGTGTCTGGAGTTGCAACGCATGAGCCCATCCGCCCTGACTGCCGTCGCTGGTGCGCCGGTTGCCGACGCGCCGACCGAAGCAGGCGTCGTTCCGATGTCGTCACGTCAACCGTCGTCGCTGTGGGTGCCGCGGGTGGATTCGCTCACCGAGTTCGGGCTGCTGATCTCCCGCCAGCTGACCCAATGCCGCCGCTACGGTGGCCATCTGGCGGTGCTGTGGCTGGAGGCCTGCCCGCTGGAACATGAGGGCGGCCGGCGTGAGCAAGGCTGTCCGGAA
The Roseateles amylovorans genome window above contains:
- a CDS encoding ECF-type sigma factor, coding for MTDITQLLQAAGQGDRTAADEVVAQLYGELQRLARQRMRLSGEMTLLDTTALVHEAWLRLAGGHGQSFPDRRHFLSYAARVMRNVVIDLVRARRAERRGGDQQELTLNTAIVELGPQSDENILRVHEALDELADMEPRLAHVVEMRYFGGLLEHEIAQVLGVTERTVQRDWQKARLFLSISLKN